One Rissa tridactyla isolate bRisTri1 chromosome 4, bRisTri1.patW.cur.20221130, whole genome shotgun sequence DNA window includes the following coding sequences:
- the GPR137C gene encoding integral membrane protein GPR137C produces MSSTAAALAEGAALAEGPAVPYAVELGLTVLHTALYAALFLFAYLQLWLLLYYRERRLSYHTLCLFLCLLWAALRTTLFSFYLQNSLQALRLQQPFAHWLLYCLPGCLLFSSLCLLNLYFAEVIFKVKCAAEFNKYKVLLYLGSVFTSLLFLVVNLTCAMLIHGEVPENQLRWTVLARALVNDSLFILCAISLACCMCKLGKMSSANVYLESKGTSVCQAILVGSVVALLYSSRACYNLVAVAISPDNVPGPFNYGWDNLSDKVHVEVSSEEYVVFGVVLFLWELVPTTFVVLFFRAQRLSQNLTPAGMVNSHSYSSRAYFFDNPRRYDSDDDLSRLGAREGGLATPQCSGCYGSLAGNDNYTVGPHLSGTVTDSAPLLFAAGGSEMNNHHSSYPAPQN; encoded by the exons ATGAGCTCGACGGCGGCGGCCCTCGCTGAGGGGGCGGCCCTGGCGGAGGGGCCCGCCGTGCCCTACGCGGTGGAGCTGGGGCTGACCGTGCTCCACACGGCGCTCTACGCCGCCCTCTTCCTCTTCGCCTACCTGCAGCTCTGGCTGCTCCTCTACTACCGGGAGCGGCGGCTGAGCTACCACacgctctgcctcttcctctgcctgctctgggctGCCCTCAGGACCACCCTCTTCTCCTTCTACCTGCAGAACTCCCTGCAGGCCCTCCGCCTCCAGCAGCCCTTCGCCCACTGGCTCCTCTACTGCCTGCCCGgctgcctgctcttctccagcctcTGCCTCCTCAACCTCTATTTTGCTGAG GTCATATTCAAAGTGAAATGTGCAGCTGAATTCAACAAGTACAA GGTCCTGTTGTACCTGGGCTCCGTATTTACCAGCCTCCTCTTCTTAGTTGTGAATTTAACTTGTGCAATGTTAATCCACGGTGAGGTGCCGGAGAACCAGTTGAGGTGGACAGTCCTTGCCCGTGCCCTAGTTAACGACAGCCTCTTCATCCTCTGTGCCATCTCGCTGGCTTGCTGCATGTGCAAACTGGGAAAGATGTCTTCAGCGAATGTCTACCTCGAGTCTAAG GGAACATCTGTCTGCCAGGCGATTCTTGTGGGATCTGTAGTCGCTCTTCTGTATTCCTCAAGGGCTTGCTATAACCTGGTAGCTGTGGCCATATCTCCCGACAATGTTCCTGGTCCTTTTAACTATGGCTGGGACAACCTTTCAGATAAG GTGCATGTGGAAGTGAGCAGTGAAGAGTACGTGGTGTTTGGAGTGGTCCTTTTCCTCTGGGAGCTGGTGCCAACGACTTTCGTGGTGCTGTTCTTTCGGGCTCAGAGACTGAGTCAGAACTTG ACTCCAGCGGGGATGGTCAATAGTCACAGCTACAGCTCCAGAGCCTACTTCTTTGACAATCCAAGGCGCTACGACAGCGATGATGACTTGTCACGGCTTGGGGCCAGAGAAGGAGG CTTGGCCACCCCCCAGTGCTCTGGCTGCTATGGGTCCCTGGCTGGCAATGACAACTACACGGTGGGTCCCCATCTCAGCGGAACGGTTACAGACAGTGCCCCCTTGCTCTTTGCCGCAGGCGGCTCGGAGATGAATAATCACCATAGCTCATACCCTGCACCACAGAACTGA